A single window of Actinoallomurus bryophytorum DNA harbors:
- a CDS encoding FAD-binding oxidoreductase: protein MPIVDMLWSGWGDPERAERLPAAVTGLLRELLGVHAEPAPPVKLAEIEPPTARPVAGILAEVVGEEQVRTDAESRIRHTRGKSTPDLLRLRAGDASTAPDAVVLPGSHEEVAEVLSRCAAHRIAVVPFGGGTSVVGGLTPEAGDFTGVIALDLRRLDRLVSVDTISRTATLQTGMRAPRAEELLNEQGYTLGHFPQSFEWASIGGFAAARSAGQASAGYGRFDEMVLGLTLATPRGTIEAGRSPRSAAGPDLRQLVLGSEGAFGVITDVTVRIRPLPETHAYEGWLFPSLSEGVTAVRALAQDGPLPTVLRLSDETETMIGLARPAELGAHQGGGGCLAVCGYDGTAAEVAERQAKVRAVLESLGGVHQGEEPGRSWLHGRFAAPYLRDGLLDVGVFVDTLETAGFWSNLSRLYDAVRLTLAHELSSSVVMCHVSHVYPSGASLYFTVVTAQGEDPVERWRRAKAAVSDAIIEAGGTISHHHGVGVDHRDWFAREAGSLGVEALRAVKDRLDPDGIMNPGVLLPRS, encoded by the coding sequence ATGCCCATCGTGGACATGTTGTGGAGCGGCTGGGGTGACCCGGAGCGTGCCGAGCGTCTGCCGGCCGCCGTCACCGGCCTCCTGCGCGAGCTGCTCGGCGTGCACGCGGAGCCGGCCCCGCCGGTGAAGCTCGCCGAGATCGAGCCGCCCACGGCCAGGCCCGTCGCCGGGATCCTCGCGGAGGTGGTCGGCGAGGAGCAGGTGCGCACCGACGCCGAGAGCCGGATCCGCCACACCCGCGGAAAGTCGACGCCCGACCTGCTGCGCCTGCGCGCCGGTGACGCGAGCACCGCGCCCGACGCGGTCGTGCTGCCCGGCTCCCACGAGGAGGTCGCCGAGGTTCTGTCCCGCTGCGCCGCACACCGGATCGCGGTCGTGCCGTTCGGCGGAGGCACCTCGGTCGTCGGCGGGCTCACGCCGGAGGCCGGCGACTTCACCGGGGTGATCGCGCTCGACCTGCGGCGGCTGGACCGCCTGGTGAGCGTCGACACCATCTCGCGTACGGCCACCCTGCAGACCGGCATGCGCGCGCCACGCGCCGAGGAGCTGCTGAACGAGCAGGGGTACACCCTCGGCCACTTCCCGCAGTCGTTCGAGTGGGCGAGCATCGGCGGCTTCGCCGCGGCCCGGTCCGCCGGGCAGGCGTCCGCCGGATACGGCCGCTTCGACGAGATGGTCCTCGGCCTCACACTCGCCACCCCGCGCGGCACGATAGAGGCCGGCCGGTCGCCACGGTCGGCGGCCGGTCCCGACCTGCGCCAGCTGGTGCTCGGCTCCGAAGGGGCCTTCGGCGTCATCACGGACGTGACCGTACGGATCCGCCCGCTGCCGGAGACCCACGCGTACGAGGGGTGGCTGTTCCCGTCCCTGTCCGAGGGGGTCACCGCCGTACGGGCGCTCGCCCAGGACGGTCCGCTGCCGACGGTGCTGCGGCTGTCCGACGAGACCGAGACGATGATCGGGCTGGCCCGCCCCGCCGAGCTGGGCGCGCACCAGGGCGGCGGTGGCTGCCTGGCCGTCTGCGGCTACGACGGCACGGCCGCCGAGGTCGCCGAGCGGCAGGCGAAGGTCCGCGCCGTGCTGGAGTCGCTCGGTGGCGTCCACCAGGGCGAGGAGCCCGGCCGGAGCTGGCTGCACGGCCGCTTCGCGGCACCGTACCTGCGTGACGGCCTGCTCGACGTCGGGGTGTTCGTCGACACACTGGAGACCGCGGGGTTCTGGTCGAACCTGTCCCGCCTGTACGACGCCGTACGGCTCACGCTCGCTCACGAGCTGTCGTCCTCCGTCGTCATGTGCCACGTGTCCCACGTGTACCCCTCAGGGGCCTCGCTGTACTTCACGGTCGTCACCGCCCAGGGCGAGGACCCCGTCGAACGCTGGCGGCGCGCCAAGGCGGCGGTCAGCGACGCGATCATCGAGGCCGGTGGCACGATCAGCCACCACCACGGCGTCGGCGTCGACCACCGCGACTGGTTCGCACGGGAGGCCGGCTCGCTCGGCGTCGAGGCGCTGCGCGCCGTGAAGGACCGGCTGGACCCCGATGGGATCATGAACCCCGGCGTCCTCCTTCCCCGGAGCTGA